The DNA sequence CATGTAGGTTGGGGTGGTTTTCAAATCAGAGCacttttttaaaagagaaaaacacgaAGCACAGCTTCAAACAAACAGTCGAAAGGCAGTGGATGCTGTTGCTGTGTTCAGTACAGGATAATGCCCCGGCTATTAAAgttatctttctctttctctctcaaacacacccATGCAAACACTCCCCTGTCTTGTTCCATCAGGTTAAATAACCCTCACCAGAACACACACTGGGATTAACTTTATCTCACGAGGAAGTTAAACACTGTCCACCTGACATTGCTTGTGAatttctaacacacacatatatataaacggAGGAAAACCTGTGTTAAAACGGGTTAAAGTTGAGGAAAAGCTTCAATTTCCCCACAAATATTATGGAACATATTAGGGTTTTAATGATTGCTGGCtacatttgtatgtttgttctcctctctgACGATTGATAAGCTGCctgaaatcaataaatgatGCTGATTAGAAATGTGAACATCATCAAAAATTAAAGTCCACTGATCAGTCATCGTTTCTCAGAACTTTTCCTTTCCCTTTGCTTACACATCAACATTTCTCAAGTTTCATAGTGCTAAAACAAAGGAAGCAGAGATTATTTGTACTCTAAGTTCTTAGCAGTGGACTGGAGCAAAGACGCTAAGACATTCGGAGCAAAATCAGAAATCAGCAACGTAGAACAAGGGAACCAGACACAGCTGAACTCAGTCACATAAAGACATTAAAATTCAAACCAGTCCATAGACTTCAATGTAAAATCAACCATCTGGCTCCTTCAGCTCCTACAGTAAAACCGTACATACGCAGTTTGTGTGCAAAGTAATTACCCCCATCCGATAAAAAGGCAGTTAACTTTATGTTGAGTAATTAAGACTCAGTAACTaccataaataattaaatattccTGAGGCCTAATGCAGGACTCAAACATATGTTGTGGCTATAAAAGTCCCGTCCGATGGCACAGCCATAAAAACCAAGGTTTCCATCACATATTCAGTGTAATCATGATTTGAACCAGGTAGCTATTAGAAATTGTTAATCGTCCATGTCAGACTCCAGAACTACTGGAATTCAGCCAACACGGAGTTGTGCTGCTGCCTTTTCTTTGATGACGGGGAAGGTGGCGAGGATGAGGTCACAGGTGTGAGTGTGACGCTGTACAGGTTGGTGATGAAAGCCTCCCAGCCGCGACGGAACGCCCGGTCCAAGGCCTGatgggaagaggagggtgaaggtTAAGAGTCAGAAATACAGCAATAAGGTTGACCTGGAAAGGATCGCTGTGTGAGAATGAAAAGTGTGGGCAAAAAATCTCTTGAGCATGTGGCGTTGTACGACTAtgtgaaagaaacaaacaagtttGCGATGCTCAGTTGTGTTGATTTCAGCAGCGACACAAAGTAAAACTGAGGCTGAGGAAGGCAACAGTTCTGCAGGTATTTGGTGTAAACCTTTGCTGAATCTTACTGATGGGGCTAAAAGTTAGGGGGtatccatagactgtatttaaggatggacgacatgaaagctccctaaagtgaagccaaagcgtctatatcgcccccttgtggctggcatAGGTACAGGTCATTAATCCAGCTTCCTCAATGTTAGTGGATTGGACATGGACGAAACGAATAAGCCAAATCACGTgtcaaattttaattttttaggTTGGGTATATCTAATCACACTGATGAGTGTCAAGGAGCTTTCTTCCCtggaagtttggttttaattagctATTTGAAGCTATAATAACTGGGttaaacgtcatgattgacaatGGGACTGATAGGTCCAATGTGTATCGGCGGGACCTTGATACCTCGACTCCGTCCCCGAACCTTTAATACGCAgattctggctccaaatgccATAATGGGCACGAAAGATCGCAACGTTCATATTCAGGATATTTTGCCTGTTAATCCTCTGGTGTCCCAACATCTTGGGATTCACTGCTGTAAGCCTGTTGATTGTTATGTTTGTCCCCCTCAATGATACTCAACCAACACTTAATGGAGAGGATGCTTGATTGTCATTATATCCTTATCACACTCGCCCTCATACACAGAAACTTCTGTTCCGAGGAGAAACTCGCTGGAGGTCAGGCTGTGAGGCCCCAGGGTGGAGCTGATTGGTTAAGAGCAGTGGAATGTTTTGGTGGTGTGGGTTTAGTAGGCGGGCCGCCGCCGCCGTACTTCGTCCCACTGATCAAAAGACGTGACACGGGAGGCACAGGAATGTCACCTCCGAGCTTGTGCTTCCACGGGAGCGGAAAATCCTAAGGAGCGTGAATCAGGTGAAGGTACAGAGTGCACACGTACACCACTTTGTACTGCTCTACACGTATAAAGTAATGAAACCTCTGCTCCTTTTTCCTTATGCTTCCCATGTCATTAATCGTGACGTAAAGGAAAACTCCCGTTGGGGGAAGTTACTTAATATgttggtaaatggtaaatggatttgtatttatatagcacttttctagtctgatgaagaccactcaaagcgctttacagtacagtttcacattcacccattcacacacacattcatacagtgcatctacttgcagcactttgttattctatggggggctattgagggttcagcatcttgcccaaggacacttcggcatgcagatggttcagactggggatcgaaccgccgaccttcaggttggaggacgaccactctacccctcagccacagccgcccacaatTGGTGACATGCACTAGTGGCTGCTGTACTTTGACCCCAGTGGCAGTCTGTTATTAAGGTGATATGATGGTTTCCCTGGTGATTAATAGCCCAGTatgcagaggtggaggagagaactTTACCCTCTGTTCCACAACCTTTGAGGACTTATGTAACATTCAGGGGATTAAAGTTTAACCAGAAGGGGGGAGGCTTAACATGGAATTTATGTAAATATAGATAAAGCAGAAGGTAATGGGAGGGAAAACAAATAGAACCAAAACATGAGTCGCtttttctctgttctctctcaccTTGCGATAATTCTTGATCGTGGTCCTCTTCACCACCTTcatcccctcctcctgctctatcttcatcctcctttcttcatctccctcctcctctctccccctcttcttgTCTCTGATGAGGACCTGGTCGTCCTCGTCATCCCGCGCCGGGAAGTGGACGATTGTGGGCTCCTTCCCGCTTCCTGCCTTCTcgttttcttcctctgtcttcttcagcttctccatCTCGACCTCGATCATCACCCTGGTGCCCTCCAGGACGTGGGGGTCCGTCGGGCTCTCCGTGGCCAGGCCGGGCCTCTCGTCTTGGGCCACGTCCTCGTCAGTTCTCCCTTCCTTCTGCTTCCTCCGGGagcttctcctccacctgctgctgagGCGGCTGGGTTTCCTGTGCAGGAGGGTCTCACCATCGTCCTCAATCAGGCCTTCATTGAAGTCAAAAGCCTCggcctcttccctctcttctgcTCCAGAGTTGGATTTCCCATCCCTGCTGCTGTCTTCCACGCCATTCCCACTCTCCTCTGCTTCACttcccctcacctcctccccttcTACAGTGGTCTCAGGCTCATCAAGGCGACCGTAGAAGCCGCCTGATTTGTCCAGAAACTTCGGGGCGCGGATGGAGCTCCTGGTCGAGCTTTTCCTGGAGTTCTTGCCGATTGTCATTTTTTCTCTTTCGTTCTTGTTTGTCTTACGCCTCTTGTGTCCTCTGACGAATCTTTCCCCTCTTTTCTTTGGGTTACctttgaaaaagaacagagaTTAGTTTAATACCATTACATAACCTGGCTTTAAACCTCGCTCTTTGGGTCTCCGTCTTTCACACTCACAATCTTAATCATTTACTAGCAGCGATGAGAGAATTTCATGTGAAACAAAGTACAGGGAAGGGGATAGCTGCATGAAATGAGAAATGTCATGAGTATAGGTCGGCattttttatgtggatctgaTTTAGTTGATGCTCTGCTGTGATCATGGCTGATTTGCACCTGTAGTTCTACTATTgttatgtgtgcgtgtgcatgtatgtttttgtttgtgtgtgtgtgtgtgtgtgtgtgtgtgtgtgtgtgtgtgtgtgtgtgtgtgtatgtgtgtgtgtgtgtgtgtgtgtgtgtgtgtgtgtgtgtgtgtgtgtgtgtgtgtgtgtgtgtgtgtgtgtgttagcccAAAGGTCAGGGTCAACGTTGCGTTGCGTTGTGATGATAACTAGATTTtaaagatgagaacaaagtctACAAGtgaagataaacacacacacatgtgcacagacacaaactcagACTTTGAATCTGATTTAACCAGTCGTACCCTGAACTGCAGCCAAAATCAACAATGACCATGTCGACTTGTCTGGTTTCTgtgagatggagacagacagaatcCACTCAGTTCGACAAGAATGAGGACGGGTCAAAACGCAAAAGTCGGTGGGGTCAATAACAAAAGAAAGATGGAATGAAGGAGAGAGCAGCATGAAACCAGATCAATAATCagtaaaaaaagacagagaaacagaaataatCAAACAACCTGTTAATCATTCTAAGAATAACTAAGGCAGCTGTTAAGTGAATACTACTTAATTTCCTCCAATAACATTAAATCTAGACACAATACATAGTCT is a window from the Limanda limanda chromosome 22, fLimLim1.1, whole genome shotgun sequence genome containing:
- the sb:cb1058 gene encoding uncharacterized protein sb:cb1058 gives rise to the protein MTIGKNSRKSSTRSSIRAPKFLDKSGGFYGRLDEPETTVEGEEVRGSEAEESGNGVEDSSRDGKSNSGAEEREEAEAFDFNEGLIEDDGETLLHRKPSRLSSRWRRSSRRKQKEGRTDEDVAQDERPGLATESPTDPHVLEGTRVMIEVEMEKLKKTEEENEKAGSGKEPTIVHFPARDDEDDQVLIRDKKRGREEEGDEERRMKIEQEEGMKVVKRTTIKNYRKALDRAFRRGWEAFITNLYSVTLTPVTSSSPPSPSSKKRQQHNSVLAEFQ